One segment of Toxoplasma gondii ME49 chromosome VI, whole genome shotgun sequence DNA contains the following:
- a CDS encoding hypothetical protein (encoded by transcript TGME49_242650~Predicted trans-membrane domain (TMHMM2.0):157-180:217-240) gives MKATRERGVQTDSPPSDPDPSRQLLCRQCLSRTNEPPTFVLSTDLSPDFRCSSLYTGSSCGNAGQASVSVESGSEVPLRKTNSRSGPKKPPEKWRMCSAGAEELPAWQFRSTEKGREQDKEGGAKYFLHQGEESHPDDALELASMAAAEPSLPVLDPGMVAATGAFLLLFAGVIFVACLYTMVISKLDWGGAAETDATQLAEGDQEFRTAVEAIRDDYYYCLLAPLSLVTLFPFVHWNWLSMKFFRHA, from the coding sequence ATGAAGGCAACTCGCGAGCGAGGTGTTCAGACGGATTCCCCTCCGAGCGATCCGGACCCTTCCCGGCAGCTGCTGTGCCGACAGTGTCTTTCGAGGACTAACGAACCACCAACCTTTGTTTTGTCCACAGACTTGAGTCCAGATTTTCGCTGCTCCTCCCTGTATACAGGAAGTTCGTGTGGGAACGCCGGACAGGCTTCCGTTTCTGTAGAGAGCGGGTCCGAGGTGCCTCTGCGTAAAACCAACAGCAGAAGTGGCCCAAAGAAGCCCCCGGAGAAGTGGCGGATGTGCTCGGCGGGAGCCGAGGAACTCCCTGCGTGGCAATTTCgctcgacagaaaaaggcagagaacagGACAAGGAGGGAGGAGCGAAATATTTCCTGCaccaaggagaagaaagccacCCCGACGACGCCCTCGAACTCGCGAGCATGGCAGCAGCTGAACCTTCCCTGCCGGTCCTTGATCCGGGCATGGTCGCCGCAACCGGAGCGTTTCTGTTGCTGTTTGCAGGAGTGATTTTTGTCGCATGTTTGTACACTATGGTTATTTCCAAGCTTGACTGGGGTGGTGCGGCCGAAACTGACGCCACGCAACTGGCGGAGGGTGACCAAGAATTCCGGACTGCGGTGGAAGCCATTCGCGACGACTATTACTActgtcttctcgcgcctctctcgcttgtcACGTTGTTCCCATTTGTTCACTGGAACTGGCTGAGCATGAAGTTTTTTCGACATGCTTGA
- a CDS encoding vacuolar sorting protein 35, putative (encoded by transcript TGME49_242660) translates to MIMEHDQEKLLDEASAVVKEQARYMKRAIDSDNLREALKHASNMICELRTSLLSPKTYYELYMLVFHELQHLSAFFSDKSRHNRKMSELYESVQHAGNIIPRLYLLITVGASYIKSREAPACDILRDMTELCKGVQHPMRGLFLRFYLTQMCKDKLPDVGSEYEREGAGTMNDAFAFLLTNFTEATRLWVRLQHQGSARERQKREKERHDLRVLVGSTLVRMAQLDGMSVEFYREEALPRLLEQVVGCRDGMAQQYLLDCIIQVFSDECHLQTLDPFLQACLNVQPTVDLKAIFVNLLNRLANFVQSEPESVPADVDVFALFRRYILELQDRYLLSLSESSSSQSNGVKEGSLDSPPVAGSLVGNLSGGKTPPSTDLTSLLELQMAFLSFTLTLFPDRVDHVDGILASTAVLLSRCLSEKREDGGEARSGEQSRLSPAGVEAVVELLSSPLRTLSLSVLEIEHFPCLMGYLDFDTRKQVAVSMVSAVLGSNVALDQPSALSRFLEFISPLVLDAPDTPLDEDEGGASSAFSAEQQSVSKLVHLLHNPDTDLHFALLCIAREKFGEGGLRRLRYTLPPLVVAALQLVPRILDRVEEHQRGDSDLPAPTVSAKKIFQFVHGSCTQLVQCSAQTALRLFLMSAIVADSANLRCPGSYEAITYEYLTQALVCYEEEISDSKSQYNLISEFVGSVVGHIHTLEKDNYENISAKITQHAAKLLKRPDQCRAILTCSHLFWNNESVRDSRRVLECLQKCLKIADIAVQSSTAHVCLFTDILDKYIYYYERDNHEVTVDFIQNLLALCAEHVNFALQEAGQEEALASFRNTVRYLKRKKETEGAKWRGLTGLNEISVSTS, encoded by the exons ATGATTATGGAACACGATCAAGAAAAACTGCTGGACGAGGCGTCCGCAGTTGTCAAGGAGCAGGCGCGGTACATGAAACGCGCAAtt GACAGCGACAACCTGCGCGAGGCTCTGAAACATGCCTCGAATATGATCTGCGAGTTACGCacgtcgctgctctctcccaAGACTTACTATGAACTGT ACATGCTCGTCTTCCACGAGCTCCAGCACCTCTCggccttcttttctgacAAGTCTCGCCATAACAGGAAGATGTCGGAATTGTACGAGTCCGTCCAGCACGCGGGAAACATCATTCCGCGTCTGTACCTTCTGATCACTGTCGGGGCGAGTTACATCAAGTCGCGTGAAGCCCCTGCATGTGATATTCTGCGAGACATGACGGAACTTTGCAAGGGTGTCCAGCACCCGATGCGTggcctcttccttcgcttctaCCTCACGCAAATGTGCAAAGACAAACTTCCTGATGTCGGCTCTGAATACGAGAG AGAGGGCGCAGGGACGATGAACGACGCCTTTGCGTTTTTGCTTACCAACTTCACAGAGGCGACGCGTCTGTGGGTCCGGCTGCAGCACCAAGGCAGCGCGCGAGAGCgccagaagcgcgagaaggagagacacgaccTCCGCGTGTTGGTTGGGTCTACTCTGGTCCGCATGGCTCAGCTGGACGGGATGAGCGTGGAATTTTACAGAGAGGAGGCTTTGCCGCGTCTGCTGGAGCAAGTTGTCGGCTGTCGAGACGGCATGGCTCAGCAGTACCTCCTCGACTGCATCATCCAGGTGTTCTCAGATGAATGTCACTTGCAGACGCTGGATCCCTTCCTCCAGGCTTGCCTGAATGTTCAGCCCACAG TCGATCTCAAGGCCATCTTCGTCAACCTCCTCAACCGCCTCGCTAACTTTGTTCAGTCGGAGCCTGAG AGTGTGCCTGCAGACGTGGacgtcttcgctcttttccgTCGGTACATTTTGGAGTTGCAAGATCGTTATTTGCTTTCTTTGTCTGAGTCGAGTTCCTCTCAATCGAACGGCGTTAAAGAGGGGTCTCTGGACTCTCCACCTGTTGCCGGTTCTTTAGTGGGGAACCTGTCTGGAGGCAAGACTCCCCCGTCCACGGACTTAacttctctcctcgagcTCCAGatggcttttctctccttcacacTCACTCTCTTCCCGGACCGCGTGGACCACGTAGATGGCATTCTCGCGTCAACAGCCGTGCTCCTTTCCCGATGTCTctcagagaagagagaagacgggggaGAGGCGCGCAGCGGCGAACAgtcgcgcctgtctcccgcTGGTGTCGAAGCCGTCGTTGAACTTCTGTCTTCCCCTCTGCGcaccctctctctctctgtccttgAAATTGAACACTTCCCCTGCCTCATGGGATACCTGGACTTCGACACCAGGAAACAAG tcgcggTCTCGATGGTGTCTGCGGTGCTGGGGTCGAACGTGGCGCTGGACCAGCCGTCAGCTTTATCGCGTTTTCTGGAGTTCATCTCTCCCCTCGTGTTGGACGCTCCGGACACACCGCTTgacgaagatgaaggagGCGCTTCTTCGGCATTCAGTGCGGAGCAACAGAGTGTCAGCAAACTCGTTCACCTCCTCCACAACCCAGACACAGACCTGCACTTCGCTCTGTTGTGCATCGCCAGAGAAAAATTTGGGGAAG GTGGACTGAGGCGCTTGAGGTACACTCTTCCGCCTCTGGTCGTTGCGGCGCTGCAATTGGTGCCGCGAATTCTGGACCGCGTCGAAGAGCACCAGCGAGGAGACTCCGACTTGCCCGCTCCAACTGTCTCTGCTAAGAAAATTTTCCAGTTCGTCCATGGGTCGTGCACTCAGCTTGTTCAGTGCAGTGCCCAA AccgcgcttcgtctcttcctcatGTCGGCGATCGTTGCCGACAGTGCAAACCTTCGCTGTCCCGGGTCTTACGAGGCCATCACTTACGAGTACTTGACGCAGGCGCTTGTCTGCTACGAGGAAGAAATTTCCGACAGCAAATCGCAGTATAATTTGATTTCCGAGTTCGTCGGCTCTGTCGTGGGTCATATCCATACTCTGGAAAAAGACAACTACGAAAACATCAGCGCAAAAATCACGCAGCATGCGGCCAAGCTTCTCAAGAGACCCGACCAGTGTCGCGCAATTCTCACCTGCTCCCACCTTTTCTGGAACAAC GAAAGCGTCCGCGATTCCAGAAGGGTTTTGGAGTGTCTGCAAAAGTGTCTGAAAATTGCCGACATTGCTGTCCAGTCCTCCACCGCACACGTTTGTTTATTCACGGATATTCTCGACAAATACATCTACTACTATGAGCGAGATAACCACGAG GTGACTGTCGACTTCATTCAAAACCTCCTCGCGCTCTGTGCAGAACATGTCAACTTCGCGCTACAAG AGGCCGGCCAGGAAGAGGCcctcgcgagcttccgcaACACGGTGCGCTATTTGAAgcggaaaaaggagacagagggagcaAAATGGAGAG GACTCACTGGACTGAATGAAATCAGTGTTTCAACATCTTAG
- a CDS encoding hypothetical protein (encoded by transcript TGME49_242670~Signal peptide predicted by SignalP 2.0 HMM (probability 0.676) with cleavage site probability 0.504 at residue 126) produces the protein MLGVVSGGRFFLYESISQRPTAAMSSSSSASSSSSSSASSSSNSSSSSASPSSSSSSSASPSSSSSSSASSSSSSSSSSSASSSSSSSASSSSSSSSSSVSSSSSSSASSSSSSSASFHASSPCSSHRHPRRRQSGTPSSSLCLLPRAPPPVSVDQTCSRSTRSETNGSPLPAFPRLLYLASEAGPGAVSIHPESSAQFSSPSTRPLQPRASLNQLAGRSDDGCQATEEASSEKGDRREKQERLEKKQRDEESEMEARRRERHGKNGVFVVSSPLSNARCSPSGQTTTSALRVSPFASSPDCRSPSSCADVSTDLGSWARQLYVQLAEAAPLDSLPSPLQRAGRLVDFFAEDVESASRVATEKKREGGSPTAERDAGERGRERRQKDRPPAEQRGVSAALLDTVEDLFHQLESGRRSIHWDEEDFFFRRENEWRSQQEALAAASVCQEEERRRRRATESAAQKAAEASHNALRRMQRLHAVAAEKNRVLSGLVQRLRAALKKKELQCDTLKATLQKVLPMSSQQRARYITPSFKITAPLCRRASGPHPFYPDLPPRSSRSSSITKNVDPTSIPSPTSLSTSPSSPFPSSSPVPASPSVSLSVPGRASVSSVARCGGRAASPRRDEEREVERIRGLQEALEFCFLRETDLLRCSREQRDLVNALEAEVLELKAKLEASEERRKKEAQTANAQKVHKVPTVESEEAATHAEKQSLCSHVVVEKRVPAARGDVPQGKTEAINASVDSDRESSSSPPASSPPSAHRGSLADLVSTADVKRVAEHLPRGEETARAAEEGGGDFPESETSTRCRSRLGSATTPSTFFHETVKNAEGRRAALGSSSLESRARRSLGEEAELESGNAAKNGQGEARFDAGFVRVRGERNSEALHAEQSRETGDGRVEPQRHRGEKAPAPEGRRKKRDADAERQGVAFASFGVFEESAESSCGEEQGRDQRESSDLVVNRRYDGVCSHLKATAEEHKRKPSRTISSTRGCEEAAGFCQSSCEFNLPSSSRTSPCSFQPSPADAASLGKAAQAPQCQHSVETEKRKDKTERPREGRETRREEGGRRREEKEAYDAAKHEPLFASLDDVAVSRKRSNSRMHAFLSPEPPALWIGRESGPSSSQGDGVACPDLCNSYIPPAVHESTWRQEYRQSPRISRASKLESSVSRQENLLSKQESSLSNRESEVLHLLASGCLPARVHRKASFLRSNPTVRVEELRHRGRGSSQSLDFPEAFSDRRTEVGAPMGEFLSPRQTTGRQQTLEAAPALTAVFRASDSSDFLWTFSGLDGDKSPSPFRKRDKGKLHALSFVPSPAPIPVSPFSKAGSRGPSPSSSAGARWSGVSPFCASSSSGSDLGFR, from the exons ATGCTTGGCGTCGTCTCCGGCggccgcttcttcctttaTGAGTCAATATCTCAAAGACCCACTGCCGCGATGTCgagttcttcctctgcttcgtcttcctcttcttcctctgcttcgtcttcttcaaattcctcttcttcctctgcttctccttcgtcttcctcttcttcctctgcttctccttcgtcttcctcttcttcctctgcttcttcttcttcttcatcttcctcttcgtcctctgcttcttcttcttcgtcttcctctgcttcttcttcttcgtcttcctcttcgtcctctgtttcttcttcttcgtcttcctctgcttcttcttcttcgtcttcctctgcttctttccatGCTTCATCTCCCTGCTCTTCTCATCGGCATCcccgacggagacagtcagggacgccttcttcttctctgtgtctccttcctcgtgcACCTCCGCCGGTTTCTGTGGACCAGACTTGTTCGCGTTCTACGCGATCAGAAACGAACGGATCGCCCCTCcccgcgtttcctcgtctgctgTATCTGGCCTCCGAAGCAGGTCCAGGCGCCGTGTCTATCCACCCGGAATCCAGCGCGCAGTTCAGTTCTCCGAGTACAAGGCCGCTGCAGCCTCGCGCATCTCTAAATCAACTTGCAGGGAGGAGTGACGATGGATGtcaagcgacagaagaagcgagcagcgagaagggagatagaagagagaagcaagagagactcgagaagaaacagagagacgaggaatcGGAGATGGAGGcccggagaagagaaaggcatgGAAAGAATGgagtcttcgtcgtctcttcccctctcagCAACGCTCGTTGCTCACCTTCAGGTCAAACGACGACGTCTGCgctgcgcgtctctcctttcgcttcctctcccgaCTGTCGTTCCCCGTCCTCTTGCGCGGATGTCTCCACAGATCTCGGCTCCTGGGCGCGCCAGCTGTACGTTCAGCTGGCCGAGGCGGCCCCGCTCGactctctgccgtctccgcTGCAGCGCGCCGGAAGGCTCGTGGATTTCTTTGCCGAGGACGTGGAGTCGGCTTCCCGAGTcgcgacggagaaaaagcggGAAGGAGGCTCTCCGACAGccgaaagagacgcaggggAGCGCggcagagaacggagacagaaggacagACCCCCTGCGGAGCAACGGggagtctctgcagctctccTCGACACAGTTGAGGACTTGTTTCACCAGCTagagagcggaagaagaag cATTCACTgggacgaagaagacttcTTCTTTCGGCGAGAGAACGAATGGCGCTCTCAGCAGGAGGCCCTCGCCGCGGCAAGTGTCTgccaagaggaagaacgacggAGGCGCAGAGCCACGGAGAGCGCCGCCCAGAAA GCTGCAGAAGCCAGTCACAACGCTctgcgacgcatgcagcggctgcatgcagtcgccgCCGAGAAGAACCGGGTCCTGTCGGGGCTGGTACAGCGCCTCCGGGcggctctgaagaagaaggaactgcAGTGCGACAC ACTGAAAGCCACTCTTCAAAAGGTTTTGCCGATGTCTTCTCAACAACGCGCTCGCTATATCACTCCGAGTTTCAAAATCaccgcgcctctctgtcgccgtgCTTCCGGTCCACATCCTTTTTATCCAGATCTTCCACCCCGTTCCTCCCGTTCATCATCTATCACAAAGAACGTTGACCCGACATCAATTCCGTCTCCGACTTCTCTGTCaacgtctccttcgtctccgtttccttcttcttctcccgtccctgcctctccttctgtgtctctgtcggtgCCGGGGCGCGCGTCTGTGTCGTCTGTTGCCCGTTGCGGAGGAAGAGCTGCGTcgccgaggagagacgaggaaagggaagTAGAGAGAATTCGTGGCTTGCAAGAGGCTCTGGagttctgttttcttcgagaGACTGATCTCCTCCGCTGCTCGCGTGAACAACGCGACCTGGTCAACGCACTCGAGGCCGAAGTTTTGGAGTTGAAAGCGAAGCTGGAAGCGAGTGaggagcgaaggaagaaagaagcacaAACAGCGAACGCCCAGAAAGTCCACAAGGTGCCGACggtggagagcgaagaagcagcgacgcaTGCCGAGAAACAGAGTCTGTGCTCGCATGTGGTTGTAGAGAAGAGAGTGCCTGCTGCGAGAGGGGATGTGCCtcaaggaaaaacagaagccATCAACGCGTCTGTCGATAGCGACAGAGAATCTTCATCATCTCcacctgcttcttctccaccttctgcGCACCGTGGGTCACTTGCAGATTTGGTGTCGACCGCGGATGTGAAGAGAGTCGCGGAGCATTTaccgaggggagaagagaccgcTAGAGCGGCTGAGGAGGGCGGAGGTGATTTTCCGGAGAGTGAAACCAGCACACGGTGCAGGAGTCGACTTGGAAGTGCAACGACGCCTTCTACTTTTTTTCATGAGACGgtgaagaacgcagaaggTCGAAGAGCGGCTCTCGGTTCTTCGAGTCTCGAGTCCcgggcgagaagaagtctaggcgaggaggcagaacTCGAGAGCGGCAACGCAGCGAAAAACGGGCAAGGGGAGGCGCGTTTCGATGCTGGTTTCGTCAGAGttcggggagagagaaactcggaGGCGCTGCACGCAGAGCAGAGCAGGGAAACGGGGGATGGACGAGTCGAGCCGCAGCGCCatcggggagagaaggcgccagCGCCCGagggaaggcggaagaagagagacgcggatgCAGAGCGTCAGGGAGTGGCTTTCGCGAGCTTCGGGGTCTTTGAGGAGAGCGCGGAAAGCAGctgtggagaagaacaagggagGGACCAGCGCGAGAGCTCAGACCTGGTGGTGAATCGTCGTTACGACGGTGTCTGTTCTCATCTGAAGGCGACAGCGGAAGAACACAAACGAAAGCCGAGTCGAACAATCTCGTCCACAAGGGGATGTGAAGAAGCGGCTGGGTTTTGCCAGTCCTCTTGCGAGTTCaatcttccttcttcctcgcgtaCGTCTCCCTGTTCCTTCCAACCTTCGCCAGCAGACGCTGCGTCTCTTGGCAAAGCAGCACAGGCCCCTCAGTGTCAACACTCtgtagagacagagaaaagaaaagacaagacagagaggccaagagaaggacgagagacgcggagggaagaaggtggtaggaggagagaagaaaaagaagcctACGACGCGGCCAAGCATGAGCCTCTTTTTGCTTCCCTTGACGATGTTGCGGTTtcaaggaaaagaagcaactcgagaatgcatgcatttctctctccagaacCTCCTGCACTCTGGATAGGTCGAGAGTCAGGCCCTTCATCATCTCAGGGAGACGGCGTCGCTTGTCCGGACTTGTGTAACTCCTACATTCCTCCAGCAGTTCACGAAAGCACCTGGCGTCAAGAGTATCGACAATCGCCTAGGATTTCACGGGCTTCGAAACTGGAGAGTTCTGTCTCAAGACAAGAGAACCTCTTGTCAAAACAGGAAAGCTCTTTGTCAAACCGTGAGAGTGAAGTCCTTCATCTTCTGGCGTCGGGGTGTCTTCCTGCTCGCGTTCACAGGAaggcttctttcctccgttcGAATCCAACTGTCAGAGTGGAAGAGCTGCGACATCGAGGACGTGGTTCTTCTCAGTCGCTTGACTTTCCAGAAGCCTTTTCTGACAGACGAACCGAGGTTGGTGCTCCCATGGGGGAGTTTCTCTCACCTCGGCAGACAACGGGAAGACAGCAAACGCTAGAGGCAGCCCCCGCGCTGACCGCTGTGTTCAGGGCATCTGACAGCTCGGATTTTCTCTGGACTTTCTCGGGACTGGATGGCGACAAATCGCCGAGTCCATTCAGAAAAAGGGACAAGggcaaactgcatgcactcagcTTCGTACCGTCTCCTGCTCCCATCCCCGTCTCGCCGTTCAGCAAAGCCGGCAGCAGGGGTCCTAGTCCCTCCAGTAGTGCGGGGGCGAGGTGGAGTGGTGTCAGTCCTTTCTGCGCCAGCAGCAGCTCTGGAAGCGATCTAGGATTTCGTTGA
- the RPL24E gene encoding ribosomal protein RPL24e (encoded by transcript TGME49_242680), whose product MRIEKCWFCSSNIYPGHGVVFVRSDAKMFRFCRSKCHKHFKAKHNPRKFKWTKAYRKAAGKELAVDATFEFEQKRNTPVRYDRDLYVKTIKAMKRVDEIKQARKERFYMQRMLAASERNEEKDYSELEKNEKLLLREGQIRREEERRRAKVTQAEAAASLLDEEDEDAEMEEQKPALRKEKQKAVPVQQTLEADFN is encoded by the exons ATGAGAATTGAAAAATGCTGGTTCTGCTCGTCTAACATTTACCCCG GACATGGGGTAGTGTTTGTGAGAAGCGACGCGAAGATGTTCCGCTTTTGCAGGTCGAAGTGCCACAAGCATTTCAAGGCGAAGCACAATCCAAGGAAATTCAAGTGGACCAAGGCGTACCGCAAGGCTGCCG GCAAAGAGTTGGCGGTGGATGCGACGTTCGAATTTGAGCAGAAGCGCAACACACCGGTTCGCTACGACCGCGATTTGTACGTGAAGACCATCAAGGCGATGAAGAGAGTGGACGAAATCAAACAAGCGCGGAAAGAACGTTTTTACATGCAGCGAATGCTGGCGGCcagcgagaggaacgaagagaaagactaCAGCGAACtagagaagaacgagaagctgCTGTTGCGCGAGGGACAAAtccgcagagaagaagagagaagacgagcgaaGGTCACGCaagcagaggcagcggcgagtctgctcgacgaagaggacgaagacgcg GAAATGGAGGAACAGAAACCTGCGCTGcgcaaagagaagcagaaggccgTTCCCGTGCAACAGACGCTGGAAGCCGATTTCAactga